In the genome of Candidatus Sysuiplasma jiujiangense, the window TTAGAGGAAGCAGTCTCCTCCATCCTCATGAATTGAAATTTTCGCATTTCAGGCGAATCGAGACCAGTCTCGGCCGCGTCAGGACAGCGGACAAGTTCGAGTCCAGGACTATAGACATCGACCTCCTTATATATGGTCAGGAGTGCATAGAAACAGCGGATTTACGTATCCCCGATCCGGACATCTGGGAAAGACCGTTTCTTGCCATCTGTATCTATGAGTTAAATCCGACACTGGAAATATCATGCGCTTCACTGGATATCAAATATCTCGCAGGTAAAATGTCGAAGAGGGGAATGACACCCCTGCCAGTTTTCACACGAAAACTCAGACAGTTTTTAACAGACAATGCCAAACCATAATATCGGCGCGTGAAACTGCAGTGAAAAGTTTAATTTACCGTTACCCTTCATACAAGTCGGGTCGTTTAATTGCCTCCACCTCGTAAAGTTAATTGTCCGGCGTGCGGTTTTTCCATAAGTGCTACAGCGAAGACATGTGATTTCTGCGGCTATGAGCTCGAAACACAGATGGAGGACACCCCCTCCTCCCAGGCGTTCAGGTCGGATCTGGTTGAAAGTGAAGCCCGACAGACTGCTTCAAACACCAGGAAAAATGGGAATGGAAAAAAGAACACAGGCAGAGGCGTACGCTCGAATGTCAGGGAACAGGAGCAGGAGAAGAAAGTGCAGAATGCTCCTGCTCCGTCTCATGCGGCAGAGGAAGGGCCCGCGGATGTTTCCCAGTCTGTTGTTCCACCGGCTGCTGCTGAGAAGAGAATAAAAGAACTGGAGAAACAGCTCTCTGATGCTGAGAAAGAGCTCGACGTCATATCAAAAATCCTTGCAGAGAGCAATGCTGCCGAAACCGGTCAAGGTGCCATCGCACCAGCTTCAGCAGCTGTTTCGGTCACTGAAACAGCTAAAAAGTGGCCAGAGCCTGTGAAGACAGCCGAGTCCGTCGCTGATCCGAAGTCAGAGACGGGCATGCCTGGAAGGGCGGCTGCCTCCCCGACAGTGCACGAATACAGGAGGACAAAGGGTTCAGGCCTTAGATTCAGGATAAAGATGATGGCTGCTGTTCCGCTAGTCGCGGGCATAGCATTGTATCTGGGCGCGTTCGCGCTGTCTGCGCAGCTCGGGTCTATCGAGGAGTATTTCCTGCTGATTGCGGGCACGGTGCTTGTTTCGCTCGGCCTTTATTCGTCATTTGAGCCGGTTGAAACGCAGGATATGGGAACAGCTGCGTAAATCAGGAAACGGGACGGTTCACGCACTTCTCAGAGCCTGAGTGCGTCTTCGATGCGGCCTATCTCAATTGGCGTGGTATTATTTCCTGTCAGGGCGCCGCTCGAATTGGCAAGAATGCATGCGCCGACAAGGGGAACCCCATAGTTGGCTGTCCCGATCTTGGCTTTTACCTTCAGAACATCCTCAAGCAGGCGCAACTCATCGTCTGTAACCTCCGGATGGCACAGTACCCCGGAGTTGTTCGCCACGCAGGCCGATCCCACAGTCTTCAGACCGGCGATTGTTCCCTTTGCGGCCTCAACACCTAGCGTTTCGGCAATCTGTTTTACAGCCTTGTTACTCATCTCAGGATTGACAAGTGCCCCATGATCGTTTGCCACTATGTTGTTGCCGGCAGCGTTGAATTTATCTTTAAGCACGAGCGTTGGAGACAGCAGCCGAATCCGCGAAAGCTCCGCTTCCGTAATGAATCCGCTGACAACAGCTCCTTTGCTGTTCACAACCATAAGGGCACCGACAAGGTTCGTGCCGGCAACCGTGGTCAGGAGCACCTCCGCATTCAGCAGGTTCTTCGCCTTTTCCGATGTTTGCGGCTTAGTACCGGGCGGCATTATTACGAATCTGTCACATACGGTACCATATATGCCGAGATAATTGCTTCCGCCTACATCTGCAAACGCAATCATCCGGTGCTCTCCCTACGGTTCCTCAGGAAATGAAACCTCCACCAGGCCGTCTTCAAATTTTACAGCCCTTACAGTGATTTTTGTTGGCGGTTTCCTGATCCCCCTGGACCATATGTATTCGCCAACGTGACCGTCAATCCAGACATTTTCAGCATCCGCTTTCATGTGCTGGACTATGAACTTCCTGATGTGCGCTATGGCCGCTATCGCCCTCCTTGTCCTCGGAACACCCTTCACGGACTTCAGGCTTATGTTGAAGACAGTTTCTTCGGTTGATATCTCTTCTGCCATTCAAAAACACCTCATCGTTTTGCCCTGCCCTTGCTCCATGTCCTTCTCTTCGGCTGCCTTAGCACGTTCCTGTTTGTCTTCATCATCACCCAGTGGGGAACCCTGGCATTGACTCTTCCCGCTTTAAGCAATCTTATTTTCCTTGCAAAAGGCTTATTTCTTGCCATGTGAGCACCTGTTTTTACCTATTTTCTCTCTATTGTGATTTCCCTCTTTTTGGGTATAATGCGATAGAGGAGATCTTTCATCATTTTGTCGTCAATCTTCCTGTTGATTCTGCCCTGAGAGGCAAGCATCATAAGCTGCTGTTCCACATCCGCAACGAGTTCCGGCCTTGCCATTCTTAAGGCCGCCAGCCGCTCGCGTGCCTCCGGAGTGAGTATACTTCTCAGTATGGCCTGCTTTTGTGCCTGTGCTTCGGCATTTCTCGACCTGTCATCATTAAGCTGCTGCTCGTTCTCAAGCTGCATCTGCAGTTCGGCGAGTCTCCTTCTGCGGAGCATCTCAAGCTCTTCATCGTCCGGCATTACCATCAACTCTCTGCCTTAACCTTCAATCTGTATTTCTCCATTTCTGGATTTGCCTTGAGGAGTTCCTGCAGCACTTCATGCGCCGTGTCGTCAATCAGGGAACGCCCCCTGGCTGTAACGACTCGTCCCTGGTTTTTCTGCCGCTGTATCAGGCCGGCCTTTTCAAGCTGCTGGAGTGACAGTCTGGTTATGGACCCGCTTCCTTTAACGGCAGCATTCGGCTTTGACCCCCTGTCAGATGAGCCTCCGAATTCGGCAGCAAGCCTGGAGGTTCCTATCGGACCCAGCATGTAAACCTTTCTCAGTACAGCGGCAACCCTTCTGTGCCACCAGTCGGTTTCCGCAGGCGCCTTTTCCCTGTGCCTTCCAGTTTTAACAAACTGTGTCCAGTCTTCAACCTTGATCGCATCGATATTCCTGAGCTTCGCTGTAAGTGCATCAATCAGATCCCGCGCTGGAACGTCATATCCTGTTGTCATGTCGATTCACCGGTGTATATCGCAGCCATAACCCTGTCTGGCGGCATTTACTGCTAAATTTCACTAAACTGAATGGTTACTTAAAGATTTCCTGATTTCAGCTGCGATGGCTGCAGCGAAGCGGCTGTTCGGGGAAGCATCCGGTTCCGTTTACTCAATGAAGATCGCCGGTTTAGAGGGGAAACTGCTGCTCTTTCTTCCGCCAGCCTCGTCGTCGCGCAGTTCTTCCGCCCTGACCACCAAGACATCGCACCCAAACTCTCTTGAAAGGAATGCACTGTTTTCCTTCAGGCAATCGAACTCATCCACCGCCAGTGCCGTCTCGGCTGTGGCCTGTAATCTTCCCTGCTGCCTTTCACGGGCAATGTTCCTGAGCAGTTTTTCGAGTCCGTTTCTGTCTGCTCCCTGTATTTTTTTCCTGAGGGCTGAAGCTTCCTCCCTGCTGTTCCTATATTCCATGTCGAGCAGTTTCCTCTTCCAATCCTCGGCAACAATCAGCCTGATGCTCTTTGGTCTGATACCTGTCACCCTGAGTATTTCCTGCACGTCGGACATCACACCTTCAAGATATTTTTCAGCTGTCAGCGATGCGACTTCAACCTTTATGCTCTGCCTGTCAGGCAGTAGCTGCGTGCATACGGATCCTTCGTGGCCTGCGTTTTCCCAGGCCTCCTCGCACACGTGCGGCGTAAAGGGTGACAGCATAAGAATCTGCATCGAGACAAAATGATTCATCGTCTTCCTGTTAAGTCTGCCCTCCTTTCTTCTGGTATACCATCGTAATGCATTCTGCATGTCAAGCAGGCTTGCCCTGACAGCCGGCTTGTAGAGCATATTGTCCATCGCATCGGCGTAAGAGAGGTAGAGTGAGTTAACTGTCGATATCATCCATCTGTCTAAGTAGTCTTCGTCCTGTTCACTGAGCCCTTCGAGAGAACGCGCAGTCTCGAGCATCTGTAAAAGCCTCTTTCCCGCTGATTCTGCAAAATCCTGGTCCCAGTTGGGATCGTTGAAACCCTCATCTGCATAGGCCTCGGTGATACGCGTGACATCTGCACCGAACATTTCCAGTGCACTGTCGAGGGCGAGCGCATTTCCTGCGGATTTGCTCATCTTCGAACCGCTAATTGTTATCCACCCGTTGACGCCGTACGATCTCGGCCATAGCTCTTTAGGGAATAGCGCGACATGGTTGAATATTGAAAAGGTAAGGTGATTTCCAACGAGGTCCTTGCCAGAATTCCTAAGATCGAGCGGATACCAGTAGAGGAATTCATTTCTCATGGATTCTGCAGACTTCACATCGAATCCGCCTGCCTTTGCAGCGGCTGCGGCGTTGCCCTTCCCAAGGAAGACGTAGTCGAAAAATTCCGTCCCGATCATCCTGTCTGAAATGTTCCTGCCATCCTGTATCCATTCAGCTATTGTGTAATAGGCCATGTATATGGTGGAGTCCGAAAGCGATTCTATTTTCCATCCGCTGTCCCAAGGCAGCTCCGTTCCGAGTCCGGTGTGGTGAACACATGCCCAGTCCTTCAGCCAGTCTATCACGTTGTCGAACTGTTTCTGCATGAATGCAGGAAAGAAACGCATCGTTGCAACCGCTTCATGCGCAAGTCGCTTCCACTCATCATCTCCGTAAGCTAGGAACCACTGGTTATCAACGACCTTGACGATGCACTCTGTAAGACATCTGCAGACAACTTCGCCCGATGGCTCATAGAATATGTCTGCAGTTCCTTCTTCAATCATTTTTTTCTTTATTGCGTCTCTCGCCGCATCAACCTTCATGCCGGCGTATGGTCCGCATGTCTGGAGCATTGTGCCGTTGTAGTAGCCTTCCCTGTATACTTCCTCCCTTGCCGCGTCCAGTTTTTCCTTCTCATTCTGGCTTTGAATGTGCATCCTTTCAATGACCTTCTTTGCGGGCAGAGTTCCGTAGCCCGGCGTATCAATGATCTCTATCGGCTTAATTTTCAGTACCGTTTCACTTTCTGCCTCATTCATTCTGGAATTTCGTGCAGTCTTCTTCAGATCGAGCAGCGCGATGTAGTCGTCAGGCGAGTCGCTGGGCACTGAGGTTACAATGCCGGTTCCCTTCGACGGATTCGCAAATGAGGCCGCCAGTACAGGGATCCATCTGTTCATAGTGCTGGAGAACACCTCCGTCCCGGTCAAGGAACTGCCCTGAACGCTCCCCTTCACCACAACATCCTTGCCCTGCTCACCGAGCTTTTTTGCACACTCCCTGCTAACAATCCATGTTTCACTGCCGACCTGGCAGCGAACATAGGTAACTTCCGGATTGATCCACAGATTTGTCTGTCCATATGAGGTTTCAGGTCTCAGTGTTGCGGTAATGATGAATTCACCAGCATGAGTTCTGAATTTCAGCAGCGTGTATTCAGTGGGCGTTTCCCCCTCACCCCGTAGTCTGTCGTGGTCGCCCACAGGTATATTGTCCTTGGGGCACCAGATTACAGGATGCGAGCCTATCCTTACATAATTTTTCTCTCTCAGCAGCGTGAATTGCCATCTCACAAATGAATCATAGCTCTTATTCAGCGGTGTGGTGATGAACTTCCTTCTCCAGTCTATCGACATCCCCAGTTTCCGCATGCTCTTTTCCCATCTTTCAGGAAAATACCTTGTCCAGTATACAGGATCGGCGAAATGCGGTATTTCGCCATCAGGTATGCCCATCGATTTCATCATGTCTATCTGTCTGGGCTCTGCTTCGCTTATTCTCTTGGCCGCTGCGACTATGGGCACTCCCGTGCAGTGGAATGCGAAAGGGAACAGTACATTGTAGTTCAGCATCCTCCTGTATCTGCACTGGAAGTCTACCCGCAGCGCAGTGAAGGCATGTCCGATATGCGGCAATCCGTTCATGTAGCTGTAAGGATAAGTTGCAAAGAATTTTTTTCTGCCGTCCGGAACGGATTCATACAAAC includes:
- the leuS gene encoding leucine--tRNA ligase, encoding MASERKEIFRIEDKWRRKWDETGLYESVPDGRKKFFATYPYSYMNGLPHIGHAFTALRVDFQCRYRRMLNYNVLFPFAFHCTGVPIVAAAKRISEAEPRQIDMMKSMGIPDGEIPHFADPVYWTRYFPERWEKSMRKLGMSIDWRRKFITTPLNKSYDSFVRWQFTLLREKNYVRIGSHPVIWCPKDNIPVGDHDRLRGEGETPTEYTLLKFRTHAGEFIITATLRPETSYGQTNLWINPEVTYVRCQVGSETWIVSRECAKKLGEQGKDVVVKGSVQGSSLTGTEVFSSTMNRWIPVLAASFANPSKGTGIVTSVPSDSPDDYIALLDLKKTARNSRMNEAESETVLKIKPIEIIDTPGYGTLPAKKVIERMHIQSQNEKEKLDAAREEVYREGYYNGTMLQTCGPYAGMKVDAARDAIKKKMIEEGTADIFYEPSGEVVCRCLTECIVKVVDNQWFLAYGDDEWKRLAHEAVATMRFFPAFMQKQFDNVIDWLKDWACVHHTGLGTELPWDSGWKIESLSDSTIYMAYYTIAEWIQDGRNISDRMIGTEFFDYVFLGKGNAAAAAKAGGFDVKSAESMRNEFLYWYPLDLRNSGKDLVGNHLTFSIFNHVALFPKELWPRSYGVNGWITISGSKMSKSAGNALALDSALEMFGADVTRITEAYADEGFNDPNWDQDFAESAGKRLLQMLETARSLEGLSEQDEDYLDRWMISTVNSLYLSYADAMDNMLYKPAVRASLLDMQNALRWYTRRKEGRLNRKTMNHFVSMQILMLSPFTPHVCEEAWENAGHEGSVCTQLLPDRQSIKVEVASLTAEKYLEGVMSDVQEILRVTGIRPKSIRLIVAEDWKRKLLDMEYRNSREEASALRKKIQGADRNGLEKLLRNIARERQQGRLQATAETALAVDEFDCLKENSAFLSREFGCDVLVVRAEELRDDEAGGRKSSSFPSKPAIFIE
- a CDS encoding 50S ribosomal protein L31e, whose protein sequence is MAEEISTEETVFNISLKSVKGVPRTRRAIAAIAHIRKFIVQHMKADAENVWIDGHVGEYIWSRGIRKPPTKITVRAVKFEDGLVEVSFPEEP
- a CDS encoding 50S ribosomal protein L39e produces the protein MARNKPFARKIRLLKAGRVNARVPHWVMMKTNRNVLRQPKRRTWSKGRAKR
- a CDS encoding 30S ribosomal protein S19e, which encodes MTTGYDVPARDLIDALTAKLRNIDAIKVEDWTQFVKTGRHREKAPAETDWWHRRVAAVLRKVYMLGPIGTSRLAAEFGGSSDRGSKPNAAVKGSGSITRLSLQQLEKAGLIQRQKNQGRVVTARGRSLIDDTAHEVLQELLKANPEMEKYRLKVKAES
- a CDS encoding translation initiation factor IF-6 is translated as MIAFADVGGSNYLGIYGTVCDRFVIMPPGTKPQTSEKAKNLLNAEVLLTTVAGTNLVGALMVVNSKGAVVSGFITEAELSRIRLLSPTLVLKDKFNAAGNNIVANDHGALVNPEMSNKAVKQIAETLGVEAAKGTIAGLKTVGSACVANNSGVLCHPEVTDDELRLLEDVLKVKAKIGTANYGVPLVGACILANSSGALTGNNTTPIEIGRIEDALRL
- the folK gene encoding 2-amino-4-hydroxy-6-hydroxymethyldihydropteridine diphosphokinase — protein: MTDIYAALGSNIEPETNIVLAVKNLMKVFRLHSISTVYRTGPLRNMEQPDYYNLVLRGSSLLHPHELKFSHFRRIETSLGRVRTADKFESRTIDIDLLIYGQECIETADLRIPDPDIWERPFLAICIYELNPTLEISCASLDIKYLAGKMSKRGMTPLPVFTRKLRQFLTDNAKP
- a CDS encoding DNA-binding protein, with the protein product MVMPDDEELEMLRRRRLAELQMQLENEQQLNDDRSRNAEAQAQKQAILRSILTPEARERLAALRMARPELVADVEQQLMMLASQGRINRKIDDKMMKDLLYRIIPKKREITIERK